The Aminiphilus circumscriptus DSM 16581 genome contains a region encoding:
- a CDS encoding HypC/HybG/HupF family hydrogenase formation chaperone, which produces MCLAIPHRIVAITDGRTCRARAGNVEVLVRTDLLSSVQIGDSILVHAGFAIEKLQEEDGRELESLWEEIRALEATLSPEPASDSAGISLGLSDDSERMNNA; this is translated from the coding sequence ATGTGCCTTGCAATTCCCCATCGAATCGTGGCCATTACGGACGGACGGACCTGTCGCGCCCGGGCGGGAAACGTGGAAGTCCTCGTTCGGACCGACCTGCTTTCCTCCGTGCAGATCGGAGACAGCATTCTGGTCCATGCCGGCTTCGCCATCGAGAAACTCCAGGAAGAGGACGGGAGGGAACTGGAGTCTCTCTGGGAGGAGATCCGTGCGCTCGAAGCCACTCTTTCCCCGGAGCCAGCCTCCGATTCCGCCGGCATTTCCCTCGGCCTGTCCGACGACTCCGAACGCATGAACAATGCCTGA
- the hypD gene encoding hydrogenase formation protein HypD — protein sequence MPERTVPSFGKLLAHLVSRPTILMEVCGTHTVSIFRSGIRSLLPEGLTLLSGPGCPVCVTDQSEIDAALSLASLSGVTVTTFGDLLRVPGRDGSLLDTRGRSADVRIVTSAFQALETALREPERQVVFLAPGFETTAPSTAAVVLEAAEKKTANFSVLSLHKLVPPVLRVLAADPELAVDGLLLPGHVSVILGEAPYSFLSERHGIACAIAGFEAEEILLGLTELLRQIRTNRPTVRSLYGKAVRPEGNARARELMERVFRPVDAPWRGLGVIPSSGLALREEFLPWDAAQRFPLPTNPAQVETGCRCGDILTGKLTPPECPLFDNPCTPASPVGPCMVSSEGSCAAHYRYALRGTP from the coding sequence ATGCCTGAACGCACAGTTCCCTCCTTCGGCAAACTGCTGGCACATCTCGTCTCGCGTCCAACGATCCTCATGGAGGTCTGCGGTACCCACACGGTCTCCATTTTCCGAAGCGGCATCCGGTCCCTCCTCCCCGAAGGGCTCACGCTTCTCTCCGGCCCCGGATGCCCCGTGTGCGTCACCGATCAGAGCGAGATCGACGCGGCTCTTTCTCTGGCGTCTCTTTCCGGAGTGACCGTCACCACCTTCGGAGACCTGTTGCGCGTTCCCGGGCGGGATGGCTCTCTCCTGGACACGAGGGGACGGAGCGCGGACGTGCGCATCGTCACCTCCGCCTTTCAAGCTCTGGAGACAGCCCTTCGGGAACCAGAACGGCAGGTGGTCTTTCTCGCGCCGGGCTTCGAGACCACCGCACCTTCCACGGCGGCGGTCGTCCTGGAGGCGGCGGAAAAGAAGACAGCCAATTTTTCCGTCCTCTCCCTCCACAAACTCGTTCCGCCGGTGCTGCGCGTCCTCGCGGCCGATCCCGAGCTGGCCGTGGATGGACTGCTTCTTCCCGGTCACGTGAGCGTCATCCTCGGCGAAGCGCCCTATTCCTTCCTTTCCGAGCGACACGGCATCGCCTGCGCCATCGCCGGCTTCGAGGCCGAAGAAATCCTGCTCGGCCTGACGGAGCTGCTTCGGCAGATCCGCACAAACAGGCCCACAGTGCGCTCCCTCTACGGAAAAGCAGTGCGCCCTGAAGGAAACGCGAGAGCCCGGGAACTGATGGAGCGCGTCTTCCGCCCTGTGGACGCGCCGTGGCGGGGACTCGGCGTGATCCCATCCTCAGGACTCGCTCTGCGGGAAGAATTCCTTCCGTGGGACGCCGCGCAACGCTTTCCTCTTCCGACAAACCCCGCACAGGTGGAGACGGGGTGCCGCTGCGGGGACATCCTCACGGGGAAATTGACTCCTCCGGAATGCCCGCTCTTCGACAATCCCTGCACTCCCGCATCGCCGGTAGGTCCCTGCATGGTCTCCAGCGAAGGAAGCTGCGCCGCACACTATCGCTACGCCCTGCGAGGCACGCCATGA
- the hypE gene encoding hydrogenase expression/formation protein HypE gives MSRLTLGHGSGGRLTQQLVHRIAECFPLTGHDMEDCAITPDGSGATMDGFTVTPRFFPGGNLGKLAACGVANDLAVRGVRPEQLLLSVIAEEGFDEEELLAHLRSAGAVCGALEMRLVGGDTKVVPRGAVDGLFLSACALGREEPRREERLGAARLQPGDTILLTGPAGRHGAAIAAARYELDVPGLASDCAALWPLLAPLLSLPGLRAMRDCTRGGVGTVLCEWAESRHLGISVEERAFPVDPGVVSVADLLGLDSLYLACEGTAVVAIAPGETAEALRLLRSHPLGAEAAEIGVITEEHPNLVSLTTRIGGRRLVDMPVGELLPRIC, from the coding sequence ATGAGCCGCCTGACGCTCGGACACGGCAGCGGCGGAAGACTGACCCAGCAGCTCGTGCACCGTATCGCCGAGTGCTTCCCCCTCACCGGACACGATATGGAAGATTGCGCCATCACACCGGACGGCTCGGGGGCGACCATGGACGGATTCACCGTCACACCCCGCTTCTTTCCGGGGGGCAACCTCGGCAAGCTCGCCGCCTGCGGCGTCGCGAACGACCTCGCCGTCCGCGGCGTTCGTCCGGAACAGCTTCTGCTCAGTGTCATCGCGGAGGAAGGATTCGACGAAGAGGAGCTTCTGGCGCATCTCCGAAGCGCCGGAGCCGTGTGCGGCGCCCTGGAGATGCGCCTCGTGGGCGGAGACACCAAAGTGGTTCCCCGAGGCGCCGTGGACGGGCTTTTTCTCTCCGCCTGCGCCTTGGGCAGAGAAGAGCCCCGCAGAGAAGAACGACTCGGAGCCGCCAGGCTGCAGCCCGGGGACACGATTCTCCTCACCGGTCCAGCCGGACGGCACGGTGCAGCCATCGCCGCGGCACGCTACGAATTGGACGTCCCGGGGCTCGCCAGCGATTGCGCCGCCCTGTGGCCGTTGCTTGCTCCCCTGCTGTCGCTCCCCGGGCTCCGGGCCATGCGGGACTGCACTCGGGGAGGCGTGGGGACCGTCCTCTGCGAATGGGCGGAAAGCCGCCACCTCGGCATCTCCGTGGAGGAAAGGGCCTTTCCGGTCGATCCGGGGGTTGTCTCCGTCGCCGATCTTCTCGGTCTGGATTCCCTCTATCTCGCCTGTGAAGGAACCGCCGTCGTGGCAATCGCTCCCGGGGAGACTGCCGAGGCTCTCCGCCTCCTTCGAAGCCACCCTCTCGGGGCGGAGGCTGCGGAAATCGGCGTCATCACGGAGGAGCATCCGAACCTGGTGAGCCTGACCACCCGCATCGGAGGCCGGCGCCTCGTGGACATGCCCGTGGGTGAACTGCTTCCCCGCATTTGCTGA
- a CDS encoding S8 family serine peptidase has protein sequence MKKIGVAFFCLLLLVFCVGSVSAAASPDYVPGEVLVLLREAPSANIQANGVSFEAALAAQASAFAESVGARAVRTYSSLAAVTGKSILLLRSDVKSTEELLAAVEENDAVLGASPNYIVHATVEPNDPRYGELWGMARIDAPSAWDATTGSDAVYVVVIDTGIAYDHEDLAANMGRDLEGFYGRNYVEGAPDPTDPRDDQGHGTHVAGTIGAVGNNGVGVAGVNWNVKLLAVKALNSEGSGTTDAIIAGLNYVLGQKNGGLNVRVVNMSLGGWAPIVTNPSASPYGHAIQAVCDAGVLVVVAAGNEYQDIDNPGGPGSNPDDPDYDYRGERPYPACFQFDGMITVAAIDRFGEKGDFSNYSPTFVHLAAPGVAILSTTFDGGYGLKGGTSMATPHVVGAAALLAARYPAETAAQIKARILGAVNVNPELAGKVATGGDLNVAAAMSSAPTGTLTPTVPPTPSSGGGGGGGCSVGVVPGMLLLLVPLLLLSGKR, from the coding sequence GTGAAGAAGATCGGAGTTGCCTTTTTCTGCCTGTTGCTCCTCGTTTTTTGTGTCGGATCGGTGAGTGCTGCAGCCTCTCCGGACTATGTCCCCGGTGAGGTTCTTGTTCTCCTCCGAGAGGCTCCTTCCGCGAACATCCAGGCGAACGGTGTTTCCTTCGAAGCTGCCCTCGCCGCTCAGGCGTCCGCCTTTGCGGAGTCCGTCGGAGCCCGGGCGGTGCGCACCTATTCCTCTCTGGCAGCGGTGACGGGAAAAAGCATCCTGTTGCTCCGCTCTGACGTAAAAAGCACGGAGGAGCTCCTTGCGGCGGTCGAGGAAAACGACGCAGTGCTCGGAGCGAGTCCCAACTACATCGTCCATGCCACGGTGGAACCCAATGATCCGCGCTACGGGGAACTTTGGGGAATGGCGCGCATCGACGCCCCCTCGGCGTGGGACGCCACGACGGGAAGCGACGCGGTCTACGTGGTGGTGATCGACACTGGAATCGCGTACGATCACGAAGATCTCGCGGCGAACATGGGACGCGATCTGGAGGGGTTTTATGGGCGGAACTACGTCGAAGGAGCGCCCGATCCCACGGATCCGCGGGATGACCAAGGACACGGAACCCACGTGGCGGGCACCATCGGCGCTGTAGGGAACAATGGTGTAGGTGTGGCGGGCGTGAACTGGAACGTCAAACTGTTGGCGGTCAAAGCTCTGAACTCCGAGGGCAGCGGTACGACCGACGCGATCATCGCCGGACTCAACTACGTGCTTGGGCAGAAAAACGGTGGGCTGAATGTCCGCGTGGTCAACATGTCTCTAGGAGGATGGGCTCCTATCGTGACGAATCCCTCTGCGAGTCCTTACGGCCATGCGATCCAGGCGGTCTGTGACGCGGGCGTTCTCGTCGTGGTCGCCGCTGGAAACGAATACCAGGATATCGACAATCCCGGCGGCCCCGGGTCGAACCCAGACGACCCCGACTATGACTATCGAGGAGAGCGTCCCTATCCGGCCTGTTTCCAGTTCGATGGAATGATCACCGTTGCGGCCATCGATCGCTTCGGCGAGAAAGGCGACTTTTCCAACTATAGCCCGACCTTTGTGCATCTCGCCGCTCCGGGTGTTGCTATTCTCAGCACCACTTTCGACGGTGGATACGGTCTTAAAGGCGGAACATCCATGGCGACGCCCCATGTGGTCGGTGCGGCGGCGCTTCTGGCGGCCCGATATCCTGCGGAGACAGCGGCACAGATCAAGGCTCGCATTCTCGGTGCAGTGAACGTTAACCCCGAACTGGCAGGAAAGGTTGCCACGGGGGGCGATTTGAACGTTGCTGCGGCGATGAGTAGTGCGCCCACAGGTACTCTGACGCCTACTGTCCCTCCCACTCCTTCGTCCGGTGGTGGCGGTGGTGGCGGTTGTTCCGTGGGTGTCGTGCCCGGCATGCTTCTGCTTCTGGTTCCGTTGCTCCTGTTGAGCGGAAAACGCTAG
- a CDS encoding stage V sporulation protein S — protein sequence MTVEMLKVSANSNPNAVAGAIASIVRAGKEVEIQAIGAGAVNQGVKSIAIARGYLAPNGLDICCVPAFADIEIDGQSRTAVKLMIRNR from the coding sequence ATGACGGTAGAAATGCTTAAGGTCAGTGCCAACAGCAATCCCAACGCAGTAGCGGGTGCGATTGCCTCCATCGTCCGGGCTGGCAAGGAAGTGGAGATTCAGGCCATAGGTGCGGGAGCGGTGAATCAGGGCGTCAAATCCATCGCCATCGCGCGGGGCTATCTCGCGCCGAACGGGCTGGACATCTGTTGCGTTCCCGCGTTTGCGGACATCGAAATCGACGGCCAGAGCCGCACCGCCGTGAAGCTTATGATCCGAAACAGATAG
- a CDS encoding TIGR00282 family metallophosphoesterase, producing MRILFIGDVVGRPGRDLVRELLPRIREEDGPFTFVLANGENAAAGFGLTEKVMEELFALGVDCLTGGNHIWDKKEFLPVLAGENRVLRPANYPEGCPGQGWTVLERGGARMAVLNLQGRTFMPPLDCPFRTADLLLGRISEQAVFVDFHAEATSEKYALFRYLEGRVSAVVGTHTHVQTADEDVLPGGTAILSDVGMTGGHGGVIGMEKETTLSRFLTGLPSKFSVCESDLRLCGVVVDIDEETGRALHIRRLQIRL from the coding sequence ATGCGCATTCTTTTTATCGGTGACGTGGTGGGCAGGCCCGGAAGGGATCTCGTGCGGGAACTCCTTCCACGCATTCGAGAGGAAGACGGTCCCTTCACGTTCGTCCTCGCCAACGGCGAGAACGCGGCGGCCGGTTTCGGCCTCACCGAGAAGGTGATGGAGGAACTGTTCGCTCTGGGGGTCGATTGTCTTACCGGAGGAAACCACATCTGGGACAAGAAGGAGTTTCTTCCCGTTCTCGCGGGAGAAAACCGAGTGTTGCGGCCCGCGAACTATCCCGAGGGTTGCCCCGGTCAGGGGTGGACCGTTCTCGAGCGGGGCGGCGCCCGCATGGCGGTGCTGAACCTGCAGGGCAGGACATTCATGCCTCCCCTTGATTGTCCTTTTCGGACGGCGGATCTCCTGCTCGGGCGAATTTCCGAGCAGGCGGTCTTCGTCGATTTTCACGCCGAGGCCACATCCGAGAAATATGCTCTTTTTCGGTATCTCGAGGGGCGCGTTTCGGCGGTAGTGGGGACTCATACGCACGTACAGACCGCCGACGAAGATGTTCTTCCCGGTGGTACGGCGATTCTCTCGGACGTGGGCATGACGGGAGGACACGGCGGCGTCATCGGCATGGAGAAAGAGACGACGCTCTCTCGGTTTCTGACGGGTCTGCCCTCCAAATTTTCCGTCTGCGAGAGCGACCTTCGCCTCTGCGGCGTGGTGGTTGACATCGATGAGGAGACGGGAAGGGCTCTCCATATACGGCGCTTGCAGATCCGTCTGTGA
- the rny gene encoding ribonuclease Y has protein sequence MQLMQMLLIAAGVAVGFAAGYFLRKAFEEKRLDGARAQTERMLKDAESQAEQRKREILTEAKEEALRLRQDVEKEIKDRRNEQQRVERRLEQKEENLDRKLDALARKEEELKISQDTLKSRMEEIETIKMEQVRRLEEVAGMTREQAQQVLLAEVEREADHIIGLRLKELEEKAKREADKKAAEIISTAIQRCAVEHTSEVAVSVVNLPSDEMKGRIIGREGRNIRAFETLTGVDLIVDDTPEAVTVSSFDPVRREVARRSLERLIVDGRIHPARIEELVEKAQREVEEQILEAGEEALLDTGVKNMHQDLVRLVGQLRFRTSYGQNSLLHSLEVAHLTGMMAAELGLDESLARRAGLLHDIGKAVDHQVEGPHAVIGAELARKAGEPQEVVNAIASHHEDEEPQTVYAVLVAAADAVSASRPGARRESLDAYIKRLEKLESLAKTFQGVSKAFAIQAGREVRVMVVPNLTDDGSIQKIAFDVARKIEDEMKYPGQIKITVVRETRAVEYAK, from the coding sequence ATGCAACTGATGCAGATGTTGTTGATTGCGGCGGGTGTCGCAGTCGGCTTTGCGGCGGGATATTTCCTTCGCAAGGCCTTCGAAGAGAAACGTCTCGACGGAGCGCGAGCCCAGACTGAACGGATGCTCAAGGACGCGGAATCACAGGCGGAGCAACGGAAGAGGGAAATCCTCACGGAAGCGAAGGAGGAAGCCCTTCGGCTTCGCCAGGACGTCGAGAAGGAAATCAAGGACCGGCGGAACGAACAGCAGCGAGTGGAGCGTCGCCTGGAACAGAAGGAAGAGAATCTCGACCGCAAGCTCGATGCCCTTGCCCGCAAGGAAGAAGAGCTCAAAATCAGTCAGGACACGCTGAAGTCCCGCATGGAGGAGATCGAGACGATCAAGATGGAGCAGGTGCGCCGACTCGAAGAAGTGGCGGGGATGACGAGGGAGCAGGCGCAGCAGGTTCTCCTTGCGGAGGTGGAGCGGGAGGCCGATCACATCATCGGACTTCGCCTCAAGGAGCTTGAGGAGAAGGCCAAGCGCGAAGCCGACAAGAAGGCCGCGGAGATCATCTCCACCGCGATTCAGCGCTGTGCGGTGGAACACACGTCGGAGGTGGCCGTGAGCGTGGTGAACCTTCCCTCCGACGAAATGAAGGGGCGCATCATCGGCAGAGAGGGACGCAACATCCGCGCCTTCGAAACCCTCACCGGCGTGGATCTCATTGTGGACGACACGCCCGAAGCGGTCACCGTGAGCAGTTTCGACCCCGTCCGCCGGGAAGTTGCCCGGCGTTCCCTCGAAAGGCTCATCGTGGATGGCCGGATACACCCTGCCCGGATCGAGGAGCTTGTGGAGAAGGCCCAGCGCGAGGTAGAGGAGCAAATCCTCGAAGCCGGCGAAGAGGCCCTTCTCGACACGGGAGTCAAGAACATGCACCAGGATCTGGTGCGTCTCGTGGGGCAGCTCAGATTCCGGACGAGCTACGGACAAAATTCCCTCCTGCACAGTCTGGAGGTGGCGCACCTCACGGGCATGATGGCCGCCGAACTGGGGCTCGATGAATCCCTCGCCCGCAGGGCGGGTCTGCTCCACGACATCGGCAAGGCCGTGGACCATCAGGTGGAAGGTCCCCATGCAGTCATCGGAGCGGAACTCGCCCGTAAGGCCGGCGAACCGCAGGAGGTGGTGAACGCCATTGCCTCCCATCACGAGGACGAGGAGCCCCAGACGGTGTATGCGGTTCTCGTCGCCGCCGCCGACGCGGTGAGTGCCTCCCGGCCGGGAGCGCGCCGGGAGAGCCTGGATGCCTATATCAAACGCCTGGAGAAATTGGAAAGCCTGGCCAAGACATTTCAGGGTGTCTCCAAGGCCTTTGCCATCCAGGCGGGGCGCGAGGTGCGGGTCATGGTCGTTCCCAACCTCACCGACGATGGGTCGATCCAGAAAATTGCCTTCGATGTGGCGAGGAAGATCGAGGACGAGATGAAATATCCAGGACAGATCAAGATCACGGTGGTTCGGGAAACCCGGGCAGTGGAGTACGCGAAATAA
- a CDS encoding DivIVA domain-containing protein, translating to MSEKELLSAMDVANQEFKRALRGYDQSEVDSFLDQVAGSIHAYAEQYREQQRRIQQLEEQMKEYRGLKESLQEALLMAQRSAEERVRAAERQADAVIAEAQARAEHLIGEARNQVETARRELARVRDVRRDLVGELRALLSRFDSLLETQNEDADSEGGTSSLSEP from the coding sequence GTGAGCGAGAAGGAACTGCTTTCCGCCATGGACGTGGCCAATCAGGAGTTCAAACGTGCGCTTCGGGGATACGACCAGAGCGAGGTGGATTCCTTTCTCGACCAGGTGGCGGGAAGTATTCACGCCTATGCGGAGCAGTACAGGGAACAGCAGCGGCGCATCCAGCAGCTTGAAGAGCAGATGAAGGAATATCGGGGACTCAAGGAGTCGCTGCAGGAGGCGCTTCTCATGGCGCAGAGGAGCGCGGAGGAGCGGGTCCGTGCGGCGGAACGACAGGCCGATGCCGTCATCGCCGAGGCCCAGGCCAGGGCCGAACATCTGATCGGCGAAGCCCGCAACCAGGTGGAGACAGCCCGGAGAGAACTCGCCCGCGTCCGGGACGTGCGTCGGGATCTCGTGGGCGAGCTGCGGGCGCTTCTTTCCCGGTTTGATTCCCTCCTTGAAACACAAAACGAGGATGCCGATTCGGAGGGAGGAACATCTTCCCTGTCCGAACCTTGA
- a CDS encoding cell division protein SepF produces MFERLLVRLGILEEVEDLAVEDDVLQERKRRVLEPSPSGATLILCRGSACIERREALGEALRQGRLVLMDLRTCERGVGQNILDFVCSVAYAEKGDVRRIAPGVFLALSDVTVLEEWDTARTEKKDEGAENDEGRSQVQVGPRGEEEP; encoded by the coding sequence ATGTTTGAGCGACTTCTCGTTCGACTGGGCATTCTCGAAGAAGTGGAGGATCTCGCCGTGGAGGACGATGTTCTTCAGGAACGAAAGCGGCGCGTGCTCGAACCGTCGCCTTCCGGAGCCACGCTGATCCTCTGCAGGGGGTCCGCCTGCATCGAACGCCGGGAGGCCCTCGGTGAAGCGCTCCGGCAGGGGCGTCTCGTCCTGATGGATCTTCGCACCTGCGAACGCGGCGTCGGACAGAACATTCTCGACTTCGTCTGCAGCGTTGCCTACGCGGAAAAAGGGGACGTGCGGCGGATCGCTCCCGGAGTCTTTCTTGCGCTTTCGGATGTGACGGTTTTGGAGGAGTGGGACACGGCCCGCACGGAGAAAAAAGACGAAGGGGCGGAAAACGACGAGGGACGATCGCAGGTGCAGGTTGGACCCAGAGGGGAGGAGGAACCGTGA
- a CDS encoding YggS family pyridoxal phosphate-dependent enzyme, which yields MIRNEDVATMVRRRIREVRECMAEAAEQACRDVASIRLVAVSKYHPVSAMIAAALGGADVLGESRVQEALAKRPAWEAELRHRGVPQPWIPWHLVGHLQRNKARKAMELFSCIQSVDSARLGEDLSRIAGEDGRTLSVLLEVNTSGEASKHGVPPEAAPALTEHLLEKCPFLSVEGLMTVGPLEGGERETAAAFVRLRTLRDDLARRFGHPFPELSMGMSGDFALAIREGSTMVRIGSAIFGPRGGTEDV from the coding sequence ATGATTCGGAACGAGGATGTTGCAACAATGGTGCGGCGCCGCATCCGGGAGGTCCGGGAGTGCATGGCCGAAGCGGCCGAACAGGCCTGCCGGGATGTCGCCTCGATACGTCTTGTGGCCGTATCGAAGTATCACCCCGTTTCCGCCATGATCGCCGCGGCTCTGGGAGGAGCGGATGTCCTGGGGGAAAGCCGCGTTCAGGAGGCGTTGGCAAAACGGCCGGCCTGGGAGGCGGAACTCCGTCATCGTGGCGTGCCGCAGCCATGGATTCCATGGCATCTGGTGGGCCATCTTCAGCGAAACAAGGCCAGAAAGGCGATGGAACTCTTTTCGTGCATCCAGAGTGTCGATTCCGCCCGGCTCGGCGAAGATCTCTCCCGAATCGCCGGCGAGGATGGGAGGACGCTTTCGGTGCTGCTCGAAGTGAACACTTCGGGAGAGGCGAGCAAACATGGTGTTCCCCCTGAGGCGGCTCCGGCGCTGACGGAGCATCTCCTCGAAAAGTGTCCCTTCCTTTCCGTGGAGGGGCTCATGACCGTCGGTCCCCTGGAGGGAGGCGAACGCGAGACGGCAGCGGCCTTTGTCCGCTTACGGACGCTTCGGGACGATCTGGCCCGCCGTTTCGGACACCCCTTTCCGGAGCTTTCCATGGGCATGAGTGGCGATTTCGCTTTGGCCATTCGGGAGGGGAGCACGATGGTGCGAATCGGCAGCGCGATTTTTGGCCCGAGAGGAGGGACGGAGGATGTTTGA
- a CDS encoding HAD family hydrolase: MTTTVLFDFDMTLVNSAPAITRCLNMVALEGNLRAVTEEEVLATIGLPMEDALVRLWGSYEPRWLDIYRERCREEEYAGLRVFDDAVPTLRTLRERGCRTGVVSNRRFARRVVECVSLDALCDVVVGLEDIARPKPFPDALERALSILGSAAEETLYVGDTDVDMQAAAAAGVRGVGITTGNFGAPELLAAGAWCTVDRLQEVTDLP, encoded by the coding sequence GTGACGACCACGGTGCTTTTCGATTTCGACATGACCCTCGTGAACAGTGCTCCTGCCATCACCCGCTGTCTGAACATGGTTGCCCTGGAAGGAAATTTACGTGCCGTCACGGAAGAGGAGGTCCTCGCGACCATCGGTCTTCCCATGGAAGATGCTCTGGTGCGTCTTTGGGGAAGCTACGAGCCTCGGTGGCTCGACATTTACCGGGAGCGTTGCCGGGAGGAGGAGTACGCGGGACTGCGGGTGTTCGACGATGCCGTTCCCACGCTTCGGACATTGCGGGAGCGGGGGTGCCGCACCGGGGTCGTCTCGAACCGTCGTTTCGCCCGCCGGGTGGTGGAGTGTGTTTCTCTGGACGCTCTTTGCGATGTCGTCGTCGGGCTCGAGGACATCGCGAGGCCGAAACCCTTTCCCGATGCGCTGGAACGCGCCCTGTCCATCCTCGGCAGTGCCGCGGAAGAAACTCTTTATGTGGGTGACACGGATGTGGACATGCAGGCCGCTGCCGCTGCAGGAGTCCGTGGCGTGGGGATCACCACGGGTAACTTCGGGGCGCCGGAGCTTCTCGCCGCCGGTGCGTGGTGCACGGTGGACCGCCTCCAGGAGGTGACGGACCTGCCGTGA
- a CDS encoding class I SAM-dependent rRNA methyltransferase, with protein sequence MRLVLNAKGMDRVLARHPWLFRGHAAGFPEAPSGELLAFGDRRHVLGWGFWNPGASLCCRVLAWTEARPVLEELLRKRFAAARRRRRIWCAGEDAYRLISGEGDGLPGLVVDVYGPVAVVQMLSAGWHRNKGLLLDVLRESLAPEAVVLRNDVRVAEREGFPRERCVLEGTLSEDAVIPVRYGDLLAGVRPLGGQKTGAYLDVRAFPRLLRGLAPGARVLDAFCYQGAFGLHALSFGAAEVVALDQSEEALAAAEEDRLRNGLPDRLRRMCGNAFEVLRNLERAGERFDVAVVDPPPFAPGKNQIEAARRGYKELALRTLKMLTPGGTLFFFSCSAAFSGEMLRATLDDAARDAGRELCILAELRQGADHPVLAQVPETGYLKGFVLEVTP encoded by the coding sequence ATGCGCCTTGTCCTGAACGCCAAGGGAATGGATCGTGTTCTTGCAAGGCATCCCTGGCTTTTTCGTGGCCATGCGGCGGGTTTTCCCGAGGCGCCTTCGGGAGAGCTGCTTGCATTCGGAGATCGTCGGCACGTGCTGGGATGGGGATTCTGGAATCCCGGGGCCTCTCTGTGTTGTCGTGTTCTTGCCTGGACCGAGGCTCGTCCGGTTTTGGAAGAGCTTCTTCGGAAACGGTTTGCGGCGGCACGCCGACGGCGTCGGATCTGGTGTGCCGGGGAGGATGCCTATCGCCTCATCTCCGGCGAAGGCGACGGATTGCCCGGGCTCGTGGTGGATGTCTACGGTCCCGTGGCGGTGGTACAGATGCTCTCCGCGGGATGGCACAGAAACAAGGGGCTTCTGCTGGATGTGCTGCGGGAGTCTCTCGCTCCCGAGGCGGTGGTGCTGCGCAACGATGTGCGCGTTGCCGAAAGGGAGGGTTTCCCCCGGGAACGGTGCGTCCTTGAAGGCACCCTCTCGGAGGATGCGGTGATTCCCGTGCGGTACGGAGATCTTCTGGCAGGCGTGCGTCCGCTGGGAGGACAGAAAACAGGAGCGTATCTGGACGTGCGGGCCTTTCCGCGTCTCCTCCGCGGACTCGCTCCGGGTGCTCGTGTTCTCGATGCCTTCTGCTACCAGGGAGCTTTCGGCCTCCACGCCCTTTCCTTCGGTGCGGCGGAAGTGGTGGCGCTGGACCAGTCCGAAGAGGCATTGGCTGCGGCTGAGGAGGATCGCCTTCGCAACGGGCTTCCGGACAGGCTGCGGCGGATGTGCGGCAATGCCTTCGAGGTGCTCCGGAATCTGGAGCGGGCCGGAGAGCGCTTTGATGTCGCTGTGGTGGATCCACCCCCCTTCGCACCGGGAAAGAATCAGATTGAAGCGGCCCGCCGGGGATACAAAGAACTCGCCTTGCGGACACTCAAGATGCTGACGCCTGGAGGGACGCTCTTTTTCTTCTCCTGCAGCGCCGCATTCAGCGGGGAAATGCTCCGCGCCACGCTGGACGATGCGGCGCGGGATGCGGGAAGGGAACTTTGCATCCTGGCGGAGCTGCGCCAGGGAGCGGATCATCCCGTTCTTGCCCAGGTGCCGGAGACGGGATACCTGAAAGGCTTCGTACTGGAGGTGACGCCGTGA